From Vreelandella neptunia, the proteins below share one genomic window:
- a CDS encoding DUF3750 domain-containing protein, with product MKMLLRWLFRLMVLLALLLAGPVWILASNQVEIDAHWSSLDRSSAGIAPDPAETVEAVVQVYSARAYNWRGAFGEHIWIATKAENADSYRLHQVLSWRRPTVVSSIDTPDRAWFGNPPTLLADYRGDAATLMIPQIEAAAADYPQAELYRVWPGPNSNSFIAWVIREVPGFEVTLPVTAIGKDYIFNGVLAPAPSGSGYQLSLGGVFGIMLALEEGLELNLLGLSFGIDVMRPALKLPGIGRLGMPAKVSKS from the coding sequence CTTTTAGCGCTGCTGTTGGCGGGGCCTGTGTGGATACTGGCGAGTAACCAGGTGGAGATTGATGCCCATTGGTCGTCGTTGGATCGATCCTCAGCTGGTATAGCGCCTGACCCAGCGGAAACCGTTGAAGCCGTGGTTCAGGTTTATTCTGCTCGTGCTTACAACTGGCGCGGGGCGTTTGGCGAACATATCTGGATTGCGACCAAGGCGGAGAACGCCGATAGCTATCGACTCCATCAAGTATTGAGCTGGCGCCGTCCTACTGTAGTGTCTTCAATCGATACGCCTGATCGAGCCTGGTTTGGCAATCCTCCGACGCTGTTAGCTGACTATCGCGGCGATGCGGCTACGCTAATGATACCGCAGATAGAGGCCGCCGCCGCTGACTATCCCCAGGCGGAGCTTTATCGAGTGTGGCCTGGTCCGAACAGCAATAGCTTTATTGCTTGGGTTATCCGCGAAGTGCCAGGCTTTGAGGTGACGCTGCCCGTCACGGCCATTGGCAAAGATTATATTTTCAATGGCGTTTTGGCTCCTGCGCCCAGCGGCAGCGGTTACCAGCTGTCATTGGGTGGGGTGTTCGGCATTATGCTGGCACTGGAAGAGGGGCTTGAACTCAACTTACTTGGCTTGAGTTTTGGTATTGATGTCATGCGACCTGCTTTGAAGTTGCCAGGCATAGGGCGGCTGGGGATGCCTGCCAAAGTGTCAAAAAGCTAA
- a CDS encoding RES family NAD+ phosphorylase encodes MIYSISQPFGAEIRRCGGGLRYHSVRKLNAKCWALMTPSCVADIIQTTDLEMIWNGAITQVNHLRFSHR; translated from the coding sequence ATGATATATTCAATATCGCAACCCTTTGGCGCTGAAATACGACGGTGTGGGGGTGGGCTTCGCTACCACTCCGTTCGCAAACTTAATGCAAAATGCTGGGCGCTGATGACACCAAGCTGTGTGGCTGACATTATCCAAACCACTGACCTGGAAATGATTTGGAACGGCGCGATTACCCAGGTGAATCATCTGCGATTTTCACACCGATGA
- the mntR gene encoding manganese-binding transcriptional regulator MntR has translation MTDSNPNASLTTPSIPGDALPPVEQHAQQYATVRNAHETELIEDYVELIGDLLAHRGEARAADIANRMAVSQATVSKMIRRLNELELVTSKPYRSLFLTEAGQKMAETSRARHDIVLHFLRALGVRDATARIDAEGMEHHVSDETLAIMQRFTEQQHNS, from the coding sequence ATGACTGATTCTAATCCAAACGCCTCATTGACTACCCCAAGCATTCCTGGAGATGCGCTGCCCCCCGTGGAGCAGCATGCCCAGCAGTATGCAACGGTGCGAAATGCGCACGAAACCGAACTGATCGAAGACTATGTCGAGCTAATTGGCGACCTGCTGGCTCACCGCGGCGAGGCGCGTGCGGCGGACATTGCCAACCGTATGGCGGTCAGCCAAGCGACGGTTTCAAAAATGATTCGGCGTTTAAATGAGCTGGAGCTGGTCACTAGTAAGCCATATCGCTCGCTGTTTCTAACCGAAGCGGGTCAAAAAATGGCAGAAACGTCACGCGCCCGCCACGATATCGTGCTGCACTTCTTACGTGCTCTTGGGGTAAGAGATGCGACTGCGCGTATTGACGCTGAAGGCATGGAGCACCACGTTAGCGACGAAACCCTCGCCATCATGCAGCGCTTTACCGAGCAGCAGCACAACAGTTAA
- a CDS encoding NAD-binding protein produces MGMGRTGNAAYDFFTDKGLSAVGIDSDPNKISTQRHVFYGDIEDVGFWHHLDIAQITAVTLATPELESKLIATRELREAGFTGHIIAGIHFQDEADPLHAAGVDQTYLLMTGAGIGIAEKTWECLQSPPL; encoded by the coding sequence TTGGGCATGGGTAGAACAGGTAACGCCGCCTACGATTTTTTTACCGACAAGGGCTTGTCGGCAGTGGGCATTGATTCAGATCCCAATAAAATAAGTACTCAACGACATGTTTTTTATGGTGATATCGAGGATGTGGGCTTTTGGCACCACCTTGATATTGCGCAAATAACTGCTGTTACGCTAGCCACTCCGGAACTTGAGAGCAAGCTTATTGCCACCCGCGAACTACGCGAAGCGGGCTTCACTGGCCACATTATTGCGGGCATCCACTTCCAGGATGAAGCCGACCCGCTGCATGCCGCTGGAGTAGATCAAACGTATTTGCTGATGACCGGTGCGGGCATCGGTATTGCCGAGAAAACTTGGGAATGCCTGCAGTCGCCGCCGTTGTAG
- a CDS encoding potassium channel family protein, whose product MTIPYPEHVAVVVTTFVTVVIAVLLHYEALWLISRQIEKSRRPHRQRILAMAFGVLMTHIAEIWLFGITGWWLTDQLSIGALRGYDSFNVLDYIFFSAVTYTTVGYGDIYAIGPIRFLYGTLALTGFVLITWSASFTFIEMQKHWRVGR is encoded by the coding sequence ATGACTATTCCCTACCCTGAACATGTCGCCGTGGTGGTAACCACTTTTGTTACCGTTGTCATTGCAGTACTGCTTCACTATGAAGCCCTGTGGCTTATCTCGCGCCAAATAGAAAAGTCTCGACGGCCCCACCGGCAACGCATCCTGGCGATGGCGTTTGGCGTATTAATGACACACATTGCTGAAATTTGGCTGTTCGGGATTACGGGCTGGTGGTTAACCGACCAGTTAAGCATCGGGGCTTTACGAGGGTACGACAGCTTCAACGTCCTTGATTATATCTTCTTCTCTGCGGTGACCTATACCACCGTGGGCTATGGCGATATTTATGCCATTGGGCCGATACGCTTTCTGTACGGTACGTTGGCCTTGACAGGCTTCGTTTTGATCACTTGGTCAGCATCGTTCACTTTTATAGAAATGCAAAAGCACTGGCGGGTTGGCAGATAG
- a CDS encoding MFS transporter, producing MAFVLRHSMLLIILGSLVLSTAMGLRHGFGLFMEPLSSELGWGRGVFAFALALQNLVWGLSQPFTGALADRFGAARIIVVGGLLYALGLLFMSLSTSELGMTVSAGLLIGLGLSGTTFSVILGAVGRAVAPEKRSMAMGIVSAAGSFGQFAMLPGTLGLLEWLGWAAALMAMAAIATIIIPLGAMLRDKPSAKTATDLSLKDALNEAASQKGFWLLCLGFFVCGFQVVFIAVHLPGYLFDNGLAVQVGTTVLALVGLFNIVGTYTAGWMGGIWSKPKLLTWLYLIRGVVITAFVYLPLSPVSAYLFGIVMGLLWLSTVPLTNGIVASVFGVRHLSMLGGIVFLFHQLGSFMGVWLGGYFYDLTGNYNTVWQIAIVLSVVAAALHWFINEKPLERSQSTTVTP from the coding sequence ATGGCCTTCGTTCTTCGCCACTCGATGCTGCTGATTATATTGGGAAGCCTGGTTCTTTCTACAGCCATGGGCTTACGCCATGGTTTTGGCCTCTTTATGGAGCCACTCAGCAGCGAACTAGGCTGGGGGCGTGGCGTGTTTGCCTTTGCATTAGCCTTACAAAACCTGGTTTGGGGCTTATCGCAACCCTTTACCGGGGCACTCGCGGATCGCTTCGGCGCGGCCAGAATTATCGTTGTAGGCGGCTTGCTATATGCCTTGGGGCTGCTGTTTATGAGCCTCTCTACGTCTGAACTAGGCATGACAGTCAGCGCCGGACTGTTGATTGGACTTGGCCTCTCAGGCACCACATTCTCAGTCATTTTAGGTGCCGTGGGCCGCGCAGTAGCGCCTGAAAAACGCAGTATGGCCATGGGGATCGTTAGCGCAGCGGGCTCGTTCGGGCAATTTGCCATGCTGCCCGGCACTCTTGGTTTGCTCGAATGGCTCGGCTGGGCTGCAGCGCTGATGGCGATGGCGGCTATCGCAACCATCATCATTCCCCTGGGGGCAATGCTGCGCGATAAGCCCTCGGCCAAAACGGCAACCGATTTAAGCCTGAAAGATGCGCTCAACGAAGCAGCTAGCCAAAAAGGCTTCTGGCTACTCTGTTTAGGTTTTTTTGTCTGCGGCTTTCAGGTGGTGTTCATTGCCGTGCACCTTCCCGGCTACTTATTCGATAACGGCCTGGCGGTACAGGTGGGCACGACGGTACTGGCCTTAGTGGGACTGTTCAATATTGTTGGCACTTATACCGCGGGTTGGATGGGCGGCATCTGGTCAAAACCTAAGCTGCTAACCTGGCTCTACTTGATTCGCGGCGTGGTGATTACGGCGTTTGTTTATTTGCCGTTAAGCCCCGTCAGCGCTTACCTATTTGGTATCGTCATGGGACTTCTATGGCTCTCTACCGTGCCGTTAACCAACGGCATTGTGGCTTCCGTGTTTGGTGTTCGCCACCTCTCCATGCTGGGCGGCATCGTATTTCTCTTTCACCAGTTAGGCTCTTTTATGGGGGTATGGCTAGGTGGCTATTTTTATGACCTTACTGGCAACTATAATACGGTCTGGCAAATTGCTATTGTGCTCTCGGTCGTCGCTGCTGCACTGCATTGGTTTATCAATGAAAAGCCGCTTGAGCGCTCGCAATCAACAACGGTGACTCCATGA
- a CDS encoding GntP family permease — MSILAIVISLLLLMFLAYRGISVLLLAPLMACLAVLLSGDAAFLLPIYTDTFMSALGNYVIQFFPLFLLGALFGQLMADSGAAQSIANGIVKKLGTHHVVLTVVMACAVLTYGGVSLFVVAFAIYPISRELFRSANVPKRLIPASIALGSFTFTMTALPGTPSIQNAIPIPYYETNSFAAPGLGIIAGLIMLGLGTFYLQSRVKKAASKGEGYGHHTEREAVANEEQEQAPTSLPLWLALIPIIMVIGLNALFTYGVFPALDLRFISDEFENVSPSGQSGLWAILIALLSASAWLIITRWKHWLDLKESVNKGCLGSLLPIFNTASEVGYGAVIASLAGFAIIRDAVLTASPGNPLISEAMAMSVLAGITGSSSGGLSIALETLGSEYLAMAQQAGISPELMHRVATLAAGGMDTLPHSGAVITLLAICGLTHRQSYGNVAMVTIALPIFALISVITLGTLFGSF, encoded by the coding sequence ATGAGCATACTTGCGATTGTCATTTCGCTACTTTTATTAATGTTCCTCGCTTATCGAGGCATCTCGGTGCTGCTGCTGGCTCCTCTTATGGCATGTTTAGCGGTGTTGCTCTCTGGAGATGCCGCCTTTTTATTGCCGATCTACACCGATACCTTTATGAGCGCGCTGGGCAACTACGTCATCCAGTTCTTCCCGCTGTTTCTGTTGGGCGCTCTGTTTGGGCAGTTGATGGCCGATTCCGGTGCCGCCCAATCGATTGCCAACGGGATTGTCAAAAAGCTTGGTACCCACCATGTCGTGCTTACCGTGGTCATGGCCTGCGCGGTGCTCACCTATGGCGGCGTATCGCTGTTTGTGGTTGCTTTTGCCATTTACCCGATCAGCCGCGAACTGTTTCGCAGCGCCAATGTGCCCAAACGGCTAATTCCAGCTTCTATTGCGCTAGGCTCTTTCACCTTCACCATGACAGCCCTGCCAGGGACACCTTCGATACAGAACGCGATTCCCATTCCTTATTATGAAACCAACAGCTTTGCGGCACCCGGTCTCGGTATTATCGCCGGGCTGATTATGCTTGGGCTGGGGACTTTCTATCTTCAATCACGGGTAAAAAAAGCCGCATCAAAGGGTGAAGGATACGGCCACCATACTGAGCGCGAAGCAGTTGCCAATGAGGAGCAAGAACAAGCACCCACTAGCCTTCCGCTGTGGCTGGCACTGATACCCATCATTATGGTGATTGGTTTGAACGCACTGTTTACCTACGGTGTGTTTCCCGCCCTTGATTTAAGGTTTATCAGCGACGAGTTTGAAAATGTATCGCCATCAGGTCAGAGCGGGCTTTGGGCCATTCTGATCGCCCTGCTCAGTGCATCTGCATGGCTGATTATTACCCGCTGGAAGCACTGGCTGGATCTTAAAGAGAGTGTCAATAAAGGCTGCTTGGGCTCACTGCTACCAATTTTCAACACGGCTTCAGAGGTAGGCTACGGTGCCGTCATTGCCAGCTTGGCAGGCTTTGCCATTATCCGCGATGCCGTGCTTACTGCTTCACCTGGCAACCCACTGATTTCAGAAGCCATGGCAATGAGCGTGTTAGCGGGGATCACTGGCTCCTCTTCCGGCGGGCTCTCAATTGCGCTAGAAACTCTGGGCAGCGAATACTTGGCCATGGCCCAACAAGCAGGTATTAGCCCTGAACTCATGCACCGCGTAGCAACGCTGGCTGCAGGTGGCATGGATACGCTTCCCCACTCAGGGGCGGTTATCACCCTGCTGGCTATCTGCGGCCTTACCCATCGCCAATCGTATGGCAACGTTGCCATGGTAACCATCGCTCTGCCGATCTTTGCACTAATCAGCGTAATTACCTTGGGTACACTTTTTGGCAGCTTCTAA
- a CDS encoding Na+/H+ antiporter family protein, with the protein MNAVILAVLVMVALSLARVSVVFALVVGALVGGLVGGLSLEQTLDAFNTGVGGGAQVALAYATLGAFAVAISRSGLPDMLANRLITLLGKEEATVAQQTRVKMLLLTAVLLVAISSQNAIPVHIAFIPVLIPPLLTVMNRLKLDRRAVACALTFGLTAPYMLLPVGFGAIFLNDILLANLNSAGEPLGLEITRGMVPMAMAVPVGGMALGLIVALFWSYRRAREYQAEDIANANVSEGHTPAAPHMLGLVMSGIAIVAALGLQLYSGSMILGGLVGIGLLSMGGIFKWREADDLFTSGMRMMALIGFIMISAAGFAEVMKTTGEIDALVSGAFSLFGDNRGLAALVMLLVGLFITLGIGSSFSTIPIIAAIFVPLAVQFGFSPMATVVLVGTAAALGDAGSPASDSTLGPTSGLNVDRQHDHMWDSVVPTFLHYNIPLVGFGWLAAMML; encoded by the coding sequence ATGAATGCAGTAATTCTTGCGGTGCTGGTGATGGTGGCGCTATCGCTGGCGCGTGTCTCGGTGGTATTTGCTTTAGTGGTGGGCGCTTTAGTCGGCGGTTTAGTGGGCGGGTTGTCACTAGAACAAACGCTGGATGCCTTTAATACAGGCGTGGGCGGTGGTGCTCAGGTGGCGCTGGCCTACGCCACCTTGGGGGCCTTTGCGGTGGCGATCTCCCGCTCTGGCCTACCGGATATGTTGGCTAATCGTTTGATTACGTTATTGGGTAAAGAAGAGGCCACCGTTGCGCAACAGACGCGGGTCAAAATGCTGTTGCTAACGGCAGTGCTGTTGGTGGCTATCTCTTCTCAGAACGCGATCCCGGTACATATTGCCTTTATACCGGTGTTGATTCCGCCACTGTTAACCGTGATGAACCGCTTAAAGCTGGATCGACGCGCAGTAGCATGTGCGCTTACGTTTGGTTTAACGGCGCCTTATATGCTGCTTCCGGTAGGGTTTGGGGCGATTTTTCTAAACGATATTCTTTTGGCCAACTTAAATAGCGCTGGGGAACCGCTAGGTTTAGAGATTACCCGTGGCATGGTGCCTATGGCTATGGCAGTGCCGGTAGGGGGCATGGCGTTGGGGCTAATCGTTGCGCTATTTTGGAGTTACCGCCGCGCGCGTGAGTATCAAGCCGAAGATATCGCTAACGCCAACGTTAGTGAAGGCCATACGCCCGCCGCACCGCATATGCTAGGGCTTGTGATGTCTGGAATAGCTATTGTCGCAGCACTCGGTCTCCAGCTTTATAGCGGCTCGATGATTTTGGGGGGCTTGGTAGGGATTGGCCTGCTTTCAATGGGCGGCATCTTTAAGTGGCGAGAAGCAGACGATCTATTTACCAGTGGTATGCGCATGATGGCGTTGATCGGTTTTATCATGATCTCCGCGGCGGGCTTTGCTGAAGTCATGAAAACCACCGGTGAAATTGATGCGCTGGTGTCGGGGGCTTTTTCACTATTTGGCGATAACCGAGGCTTAGCGGCACTGGTGATGCTGCTGGTAGGGCTATTCATTACCCTGGGTATCGGCTCGTCGTTCTCCACGATACCGATCATTGCCGCGATTTTTGTGCCCTTGGCGGTACAGTTTGGCTTTTCCCCTATGGCCACGGTGGTGCTGGTGGGTACGGCTGCGGCATTGGGTGATGCTGGCTCGCCTGCCTCTGACTCGACCCTGGGGCCCACTTCAGGCCTTAACGTTGATCGTCAGCACGATCATATGTGGGACAGCGTGGTGCCGACGTTTCTGCACTACAACATTCCGTTAGTGGGCTTTGGCTGGCTAGCGGCAATGATGCTTTAA
- a CDS encoding RNA methyltransferase: MLQHIRIVLVQTFHPGNIGAAARAMKTMGLTELVLVNPRLFPDEEATRLSAGATDVLGSARIVTTLDEAVNDCVQVVGASARLRSLPLPHFDEPDEMAADVIQSAQTAPVALVFGRERSGLTNDEIRCCTHQVSIPANPDYGILNLSQAVQILAYEVHRAWRKGEESGFAYQRPLEATPPSREQFLHFQAHLGRLMQESGFLTQPHARTEEQLQALFARAQPSRKELSLLRGLLSAFESYLPK, translated from the coding sequence ATGTTGCAGCATATCCGTATCGTACTCGTTCAGACTTTCCACCCCGGCAATATCGGCGCGGCGGCACGGGCCATGAAAACCATGGGCCTAACCGAGCTGGTACTGGTTAATCCCCGCCTATTTCCCGATGAAGAAGCCACTCGCCTCTCCGCAGGGGCGACCGATGTCCTGGGCAGTGCACGGATAGTGACAACGCTTGATGAGGCGGTTAACGACTGCGTTCAGGTCGTTGGTGCCAGTGCGCGCTTACGCAGCCTACCCTTGCCTCACTTCGACGAACCCGATGAGATGGCGGCAGATGTCATTCAGAGTGCGCAAACGGCGCCAGTGGCGCTGGTTTTTGGGCGTGAACGTTCGGGGCTGACTAACGATGAGATTCGCTGCTGCACGCATCAGGTCAGCATTCCGGCTAATCCTGATTACGGCATCCTGAACTTATCTCAAGCGGTACAGATACTCGCTTATGAAGTGCATCGAGCCTGGCGTAAAGGTGAGGAGAGCGGCTTTGCTTATCAGCGCCCGTTGGAAGCAACGCCGCCCAGCCGTGAGCAGTTCTTACACTTTCAGGCCCATCTGGGACGTTTAATGCAGGAGAGCGGCTTTTTAACCCAGCCACATGCCCGCACTGAAGAGCAGCTTCAAGCCCTCTTCGCTCGCGCCCAACCCAGCCGCAAAGAGCTTTCGCTTCTGCGTGGGCTGTTAAGCGCTTTTGAAAGCTATCTGCCTAAATAG
- the groL gene encoding chaperonin GroEL (60 kDa chaperone family; promotes refolding of misfolded polypeptides especially under stressful conditions; forms two stacked rings of heptamers to form a barrel-shaped 14mer; ends can be capped by GroES; misfolded proteins enter the barrel where they are refolded when GroES binds): protein MSAKQVKFSDDARKRMARGVDVLANAVKVTLGPKGRNVVLEKSFGSPTVTKDGVSVAKEIELKDKFENMGAQMVKEVASQTSDAAGDGTTTATVLAQAIIAEGLKGVTAGMNPMDLKRGIDQAVNAAVKEIKAMSVPCTDTKSIAQVGTISANGDKRIGEIIAEAMEKVGKEGVITVDEGRGFEDELEVVEGMQFDRGYLSPYFVTNQDTMTVELEDPYILLVDKKISNIRELLPVLEAVAKQGKPLAIIAEDIEGEALATLVVNNMRGIVKVAAAKAPGFGDRRKSMLQDIAILTNGTVISEEVGLTLEQANLDHLGTAKRMTMSKENTTIIDGAGAEGDIEARVNQIRAQIEDTSSDYDKEKLQERVAKLAGGVAVIRVGAATEVEMKEKKARVEDALHSTRAAVEEGVVPGGGTALVRVMAKVQGLTGDNEDQNHGINMALRAMQSPLRQIVSNAGEEPAVVINRVKDGEGNFGYNAQTGEYGDLFEMGVLDPAKVTRTALQSAGSVAGLMITTECMIAEDPEEKDSAPDMGGMGGMGGMGGMM from the coding sequence ATGTCAGCGAAACAAGTTAAGTTCTCAGATGATGCCCGTAAACGTATGGCCCGCGGTGTTGACGTTCTGGCCAACGCAGTAAAAGTTACCCTCGGCCCGAAAGGCCGTAACGTAGTACTGGAAAAATCTTTCGGCTCCCCCACCGTTACTAAAGACGGTGTTTCTGTCGCCAAAGAGATCGAACTGAAAGACAAGTTCGAGAACATGGGCGCCCAGATGGTTAAAGAAGTCGCTTCACAGACCTCTGACGCTGCTGGTGACGGCACCACTACCGCTACCGTTCTGGCCCAGGCCATTATCGCTGAAGGTTTGAAAGGCGTGACAGCGGGCATGAACCCGATGGATCTGAAGCGCGGCATCGACCAAGCGGTCAACGCAGCGGTTAAAGAAATCAAGGCAATGTCCGTACCTTGCACCGACACCAAGTCGATTGCTCAGGTAGGTACTATCTCTGCAAACGGCGACAAGCGCATTGGTGAAATCATCGCCGAAGCGATGGAAAAAGTTGGCAAAGAAGGCGTCATCACCGTTGATGAAGGCCGTGGCTTTGAAGACGAGCTGGAAGTCGTTGAAGGTATGCAGTTTGACCGCGGCTACCTCTCGCCCTACTTCGTTACCAACCAGGACACCATGACGGTTGAACTGGAAGATCCCTACATCCTGCTAGTGGATAAAAAGATCTCCAACATCCGTGAGCTGCTGCCGGTGCTAGAAGCCGTTGCCAAGCAAGGCAAGCCGCTGGCCATCATCGCTGAAGATATCGAAGGCGAAGCCCTGGCAACGCTGGTTGTTAACAACATGCGCGGTATCGTTAAAGTAGCCGCTGCCAAAGCGCCTGGCTTCGGCGACCGTCGTAAGTCCATGCTACAGGATATCGCTATCCTGACTAACGGCACGGTCATCTCTGAAGAAGTCGGCCTGACGCTTGAGCAAGCGAACCTGGATCACCTGGGTACAGCTAAGCGCATGACCATGTCGAAAGAGAACACCACCATCATCGATGGCGCTGGTGCAGAAGGCGATATCGAAGCACGCGTTAATCAGATCCGCGCGCAAATCGAAGACACCTCTTCTGACTACGACAAAGAGAAGCTGCAAGAGCGCGTTGCCAAACTGGCAGGCGGTGTTGCCGTTATCCGCGTCGGTGCTGCCACCGAAGTGGAAATGAAAGAGAAGAAAGCCCGCGTTGAAGACGCCCTGCACTCTACCCGTGCAGCCGTTGAAGAAGGCGTGGTGCCTGGTGGCGGTACTGCACTGGTTCGCGTAATGGCCAAAGTACAAGGCCTGACTGGCGATAACGAAGACCAGAATCACGGTATCAACATGGCGCTACGCGCTATGCAGTCACCGCTGCGTCAAATCGTTTCCAACGCTGGTGAAGAGCCCGCTGTGGTTATCAACCGCGTGAAAGATGGCGAAGGAAACTTCGGCTATAACGCACAAACCGGTGAGTACGGCGACCTGTTCGAAATGGGCGTCCTGGATCCAGCTAAAGTAACCCGTACTGCACTGCAGTCCGCTGGTTCTGTTGCTGGCCTGATGATCACCACTGAGTGCATGATCGCAGAAGACCCGGAAGAGAAAGACTCTGCACCTGATATGGGTGGCATGGGCGGAATGGGTGGTATGGGCGGCATGATGTAA
- a CDS encoding co-chaperone GroES — protein MNIRPLHDRVIVRRVEEEQKTAGGIVLPGNAQEKPTRGEILAVGNGRILENGDVRPLDVKVGDNVIFKDGYGVEKQKIDGEEVLIMSEADILAVVEG, from the coding sequence ATGAATATCCGTCCTTTGCACGATCGTGTCATCGTCCGTCGCGTTGAAGAAGAGCAAAAAACTGCTGGCGGCATCGTGCTTCCGGGCAATGCACAAGAAAAGCCGACACGTGGTGAAATCCTCGCCGTCGGTAATGGTCGCATTCTGGAAAATGGTGATGTCCGCCCGTTAGACGTCAAGGTTGGCGATAACGTGATCTTTAAAGATGGCTACGGCGTTGAGAAGCAAAAAATCGACGGCGAAGAAGTCTTGATCATGAGCGAAGCCGATATTCTTGCCGTTGTTGAAGGCTAA
- a CDS encoding FxsA family protein translates to MPILIFISLFTLLDFVVLFSIGSQIGLLTTLLLVLGTGFAGLHLIRKEGVSTFARARQRMQAGEIPSSELLTGAALIFGGALLMAPGFLSDALGLACLIPSARQLMFKALTWLGLKKVAGQQQGPSASSARPNEYQNRQSSQQDGPIEGDFISRDEPPRRR, encoded by the coding sequence ATGCCTATTCTTATTTTTATATCGCTCTTCACTCTACTGGATTTTGTGGTTCTGTTCTCGATTGGTAGCCAGATCGGCCTACTCACTACCCTACTTTTAGTGCTCGGCACAGGTTTTGCCGGGCTACACTTGATTCGCAAAGAGGGTGTATCCACTTTTGCGCGGGCGCGCCAGCGCATGCAGGCCGGTGAAATCCCCTCCAGCGAGCTATTAACTGGCGCTGCACTTATCTTCGGCGGTGCCTTATTAATGGCCCCAGGCTTTTTGTCTGATGCACTAGGCTTGGCATGCTTGATCCCCAGCGCTCGGCAGCTGATGTTCAAGGCACTGACCTGGCTGGGGCTTAAAAAGGTTGCCGGACAACAGCAAGGCCCCAGCGCCTCATCAGCTCGGCCGAATGAATATCAAAACAGGCAGTCTTCACAACAGGATGGCCCTATTGAGGGTGATTTTATTAGTCGAGATGAGCCCCCGCGCCGTCGTTGA
- a CDS encoding SDR family oxidoreductase: MVLTDKVIAVTGGARGLGYAMALRLGQQGARMALLDMSAEALDQAVSRLSAEGVDAQAFVVNVAEEASVTQAFADIAQHMGPISACVNNAGITQDALLVKAKEGQVEKRMSLEAWQNVINVNLTGVFLCGREAATQMIEAGHEGVIVNISSISRAGNMGQSNYAAAKAGVHALTVTWSQELARYGIRTGTVAPGFVATEMTAAMRPDMLERISSSVPLKRLGEPDNIAQSVAFIMENDYFTGRIIECDGGLRL; this comes from the coding sequence ATGGTACTGACCGATAAAGTAATTGCAGTCACGGGTGGGGCGCGAGGGTTGGGTTATGCCATGGCGCTGCGTTTAGGCCAGCAAGGCGCACGCATGGCGCTCTTGGATATGAGCGCTGAAGCGCTTGATCAGGCCGTATCACGGCTTTCCGCTGAAGGTGTCGATGCCCAGGCGTTTGTGGTGAATGTCGCCGAAGAAGCCTCCGTGACTCAGGCGTTTGCCGATATCGCGCAACACATGGGCCCGATTAGTGCTTGTGTTAATAATGCGGGTATTACCCAGGATGCGCTGCTGGTAAAGGCCAAAGAGGGGCAGGTGGAAAAGCGCATGTCTTTAGAGGCTTGGCAAAACGTTATCAATGTCAATTTAACCGGTGTTTTCTTATGTGGTCGCGAAGCCGCCACCCAGATGATCGAAGCCGGCCATGAAGGCGTAATCGTCAATATCTCCAGCATTTCCCGGGCGGGCAATATGGGACAAAGCAACTACGCTGCCGCAAAAGCGGGCGTGCATGCGCTGACAGTCACTTGGAGTCAGGAGTTGGCGCGCTATGGCATTCGTACCGGCACCGTAGCGCCTGGTTTTGTGGCTACCGAAATGACCGCTGCAATGCGCCCTGATATGTTGGAGCGTATCTCGTCAAGCGTGCCGTTAAAGCGTTTGGGAGAGCCCGATAATATTGCCCAAAGCGTCGCCTTTATTATGGAGAACGACTACTTCACGGGGCGCATCATTGAGTGTGACGGCGGTTTGCGGCTGTAG